From the genome of Gemmatimonadaceae bacterium, one region includes:
- a CDS encoding chemotaxis protein CheC, with protein MEAIRSLKTIQLDALRETANIGAGHAATALSQMTGSTIMIKVPAISVASMEDMPAQFSPDEEPVAAVLMHMLGDLSGRTLLVFPRPTVMRLAELMLRRPIGSSLALGELESSAIKEAGNILSGAYMNALSDFLGMLLLPSPPTLVIDMSTAVLTSAFGEFAPDPDAILCVESEFILTELQHTLRGFFLLLPDPASLQVMLRALRLA; from the coding sequence ATGGAAGCGATCCGCTCGCTGAAGACAATCCAGCTCGACGCGCTCCGCGAAACGGCCAACATCGGCGCCGGGCACGCGGCGACCGCTTTGTCGCAGATGACGGGCAGCACCATCATGATCAAGGTGCCGGCGATCTCGGTGGCGAGCATGGAGGACATGCCGGCGCAGTTCTCGCCCGATGAGGAGCCGGTCGCCGCGGTCCTCATGCATATGCTGGGCGATCTGAGCGGCCGGACGCTGCTGGTGTTTCCGCGACCGACGGTGATGCGACTGGCGGAGTTGATGCTGCGTCGCCCCATCGGGTCGTCACTGGCGCTGGGAGAGCTCGAGTCATCGGCCATCAAGGAGGCCGGCAACATTCTCAGTGGCGCCTATATGAACGCGCTGAGCGACTTTCTGGGCATGCTGCTGTTGCCGTCGCCGCCCACGCTGGTGATCGACATGTCGACGGCGGTGCTCACCAGCGCGTTCGGCGAATTCGCGCCCGACCCGGACGCCATTCTCTGTGTCGAAAGCGAGTTCATACTCACGGAGCTGCAGCACACCCTTCGCGGCTTCTTCCTGCTGCTGCCTGACCCCGCGTCGCTGCAGGTGATGTTGCGCGCGCTGCGTCTGGCCTGA
- a CDS encoding tetratricopeptide repeat protein, whose product MSGGEPNRGTPGGRDVELLRAMAHRIDQQDPGAFNNLGVLYFSKGLHAEAVEAFLRALALDARMRTAARNLEVAAAKPGACDARLLTLNVQLADHPHDTSARRDRARLLRLIGRNEDATRQLDALIAEDPDDGASLFERGLVEQRAGDLRRAQRWFERAVNALTDDPVARLHLAEVLYQRGQNEQALDELDAVLQQDDTIADAHLLRGFVLGDMGHHDLAVAAARHAAALNPSPQALQPHLSLESAPAAVAVEAPVQGAMARYGLGLAFRQRGYFAEARREFQRAIAQGEDARLSRHALAELDLVAGEYDAARVAYESLLADQPDHARLWNEHGVAHHQSGNLAAAAESYRAALRQDPRYALAYNNLGVALQDIGDENAARESLLRACELDPSMVRARLNLAWWHQRQQDPLAALSLLGELVAFHPNDADAWQAMGVICEALQWRDEARGAFARAVEERPTHAEARYALAHLLGQMGDTDGALRETEQALGLASVRTEARMSVGIDLQRECPEACGALTLLSVRHGDPLHGVAVASHDLAAMLPERGEGESSAVLDPVADASQACLDADTFAARGVMGEALDRYEHARALLEPEHGAPESPAYALWRHAAIGEARSHCLLGRGTEALPLLKTLGVHDGRDAEVLALFACSSAHASQYDTARKAILRILRLEPSSAALMHFVGDAATAIDDNGLALACYRRALALDPSRPSPRVAIARLLRARGDLLAARLELVAALSTVPDWREAVLELAQVHRDADRPHEVLALLTRHLASMPTDLDALILLAETLIRLENDRDARVAVTRILRHDPSHRHAAWLDGVLLARQARLRDALERWRFVAIDADDALAVKANRAIAEANAPQLRLVS is encoded by the coding sequence ATGAGCGGCGGCGAGCCGAACAGGGGCACGCCAGGCGGGCGTGATGTCGAGTTGCTGCGCGCCATGGCCCACCGGATCGATCAACAGGATCCCGGCGCCTTCAACAACCTCGGTGTGCTCTATTTCAGCAAGGGACTCCACGCCGAGGCGGTGGAAGCCTTTCTCCGCGCGCTCGCCCTGGATGCGCGCATGCGCACCGCCGCGCGCAACCTGGAAGTGGCCGCCGCGAAGCCGGGGGCGTGTGATGCGCGACTGTTGACGCTCAACGTCCAACTGGCCGACCATCCACACGACACGTCTGCCCGACGGGATCGCGCACGACTGCTGCGCCTGATCGGTCGGAATGAGGACGCCACGCGGCAGCTTGATGCGCTCATCGCCGAGGATCCCGACGATGGCGCGTCGCTGTTCGAGCGCGGTCTGGTGGAACAGCGCGCGGGCGATCTGCGTCGGGCGCAACGCTGGTTTGAACGTGCCGTCAATGCACTGACGGACGATCCGGTCGCTCGCCTGCACCTGGCGGAAGTGCTGTATCAACGCGGACAGAATGAGCAGGCGCTGGACGAGCTGGATGCGGTGCTGCAGCAGGATGACACGATTGCCGACGCGCACCTGCTGCGCGGATTCGTCCTCGGCGACATGGGACATCACGATCTCGCGGTTGCCGCTGCGCGTCATGCGGCGGCACTGAACCCGTCGCCGCAGGCCCTGCAGCCGCACCTGTCCCTGGAGTCGGCGCCCGCCGCCGTAGCGGTCGAGGCGCCGGTGCAGGGCGCGATGGCGCGCTACGGGCTGGGACTGGCCTTCCGACAGCGCGGATACTTTGCCGAAGCCCGTCGGGAGTTCCAGCGCGCAATCGCGCAGGGTGAGGATGCGCGCCTGTCCCGCCACGCCCTCGCGGAACTGGATCTCGTGGCTGGTGAGTATGACGCGGCGCGCGTGGCCTACGAAAGCCTGCTGGCCGATCAGCCTGACCACGCGCGATTGTGGAACGAACACGGCGTCGCCCATCACCAGAGTGGCAATCTGGCGGCCGCGGCCGAGTCGTATCGCGCCGCCTTGCGACAGGACCCGCGCTACGCACTCGCCTATAACAATCTCGGCGTGGCCCTGCAGGATATCGGTGATGAGAACGCGGCGCGTGAGTCGTTGCTGCGGGCGTGCGAGCTCGATCCGTCCATGGTGCGGGCGCGTTTGAATCTCGCGTGGTGGCATCAACGACAACAGGATCCGTTGGCGGCGCTGTCGTTGCTGGGCGAGCTGGTGGCGTTTCACCCCAACGATGCCGACGCGTGGCAGGCGATGGGCGTGATCTGCGAGGCGCTCCAGTGGCGCGACGAGGCCCGCGGCGCGTTTGCCCGCGCGGTCGAAGAGCGGCCCACGCATGCGGAAGCGCGCTACGCACTGGCGCACCTGCTGGGCCAGATGGGCGACACCGACGGCGCGCTGCGAGAGACCGAGCAGGCACTGGGCCTGGCGTCGGTGCGAACCGAGGCGCGCATGAGTGTGGGCATCGACCTTCAACGGGAATGTCCGGAGGCGTGTGGTGCGCTGACCCTGCTGTCGGTCCGGCATGGCGATCCGTTGCACGGCGTGGCGGTGGCGTCTCACGATCTGGCCGCCATGCTGCCCGAACGGGGCGAGGGGGAATCCTCGGCCGTGTTGGACCCGGTCGCCGACGCGTCGCAGGCGTGCCTCGACGCGGACACCTTCGCCGCGCGCGGTGTCATGGGAGAAGCGCTGGACCGGTACGAGCATGCACGGGCGCTTCTTGAACCCGAGCACGGCGCACCCGAGAGCCCGGCCTACGCGCTCTGGCGACATGCCGCGATTGGCGAAGCCCGCTCGCACTGCCTGTTGGGTCGTGGCACCGAGGCCTTGCCGTTGCTCAAGACGCTCGGTGTGCACGATGGCCGGGACGCCGAAGTGCTTGCGCTGTTCGCCTGTAGCAGCGCGCACGCGTCGCAGTACGACACGGCGCGCAAGGCGATCCTGCGTATCCTGCGACTCGAACCGTCCAGTGCCGCCTTGATGCACTTTGTCGGAGACGCTGCCACCGCAATCGACGATAACGGACTCGCGCTTGCCTGCTATCGACGCGCGCTGGCGCTCGATCCGTCACGACCGTCGCCGCGGGTGGCGATTGCGCGATTGCTTCGCGCCCGCGGCGACTTGCTGGCCGCGCGCCTCGAATTGGTCGCTGCGCTTTCCACGGTGCCCGACTGGCGCGAAGCCGTGCTGGAACTGGCGCAGGTGCATCGCGACGCCGATCGACCCCATGAGGTGCTGGCCCTGTTGACGCGTCATCTCGCGTCCATGCCGACCGACCTCGACGCGCTGATTCTGCTGGCCGAAACGCTGATCCGTCTGGAGAATGACCGGGACGCCAGGGTGGCCGTGACGCGCATTCTGCGGCACGATCCGTCGCATCGTCACGCGGCATGGCTGGATGGGGTGCTGCTCGCGCGACAGGCGCGGCTGCGCGATGCGCTGGAGCGCTGGCGGTTCGTCGCGATTGATGCCGATGACGCGCTCGCCGTCAAGGCGAATCGCGCCATTGCGGAAGCGAACGCGCCGCAACTCCGTCTCGTCTCATGA